In one Fibrobacter sp. genomic region, the following are encoded:
- a CDS encoding alpha-amylase family glycosyl hydrolase, with protein MRPNHIYHVFPLGALRETEDGRDSKANTNRAKYRNIRQLTALIPHLQSLRADSILLGPVFKSETHGYDVTDMYQVDPRMGNNDDLKKMVSDFHDAGFQVFFDAVWNHSSRHHFAYRDLREKGQNSTYAGWYRNPRFNTPNLCGDSFTVDCWAGFQELPAFNLRNPEVERELIHCAEFWMDEFGIDGIRIDAAEDMDREFLRHLATACHQKRGDFWMMGEVVFGDPRRWLEAGLNSVTNYQTYKSCWSSINDKNMFELAYNLNQLFDDRGGSCKGARLQLFNENHDVSRIYSILKNKADNFVQHLLFYTMPGVPTIYYGEEFARNAVKGGSDDWNLRPSFDEIDQGIPAGQENLLVEIRRLAAIRLDCDALREGGYQQEFVHSQQLAFWRTHQNGDALVLINLQDTPVQFEIDLRNHYARTPQMNSLENLRDLLSNDFIKISNSKITVVIPPKWGRILVPSGT; from the coding sequence GTGAGACCAAACCACATTTACCATGTATTTCCGCTAGGCGCATTACGAGAGACTGAAGACGGCCGCGATTCCAAAGCAAACACGAACCGGGCGAAATACAGGAACATCCGCCAACTTACCGCCCTCATCCCCCACTTGCAAAGTCTGCGGGCTGATTCCATCCTGCTGGGTCCCGTTTTTAAAAGCGAAACCCACGGCTATGACGTAACAGACATGTACCAGGTGGATCCGCGAATGGGCAACAACGACGACCTAAAGAAAATGGTCAGTGATTTTCACGACGCCGGTTTCCAGGTGTTTTTCGACGCCGTCTGGAACCATTCCTCCAGACATCATTTCGCCTATAGGGACCTGCGGGAAAAAGGCCAAAATTCAACCTACGCAGGCTGGTATCGCAATCCGCGATTCAATACGCCCAACCTTTGCGGCGATTCCTTTACGGTGGATTGCTGGGCCGGTTTCCAGGAACTGCCGGCGTTCAATCTGCGAAATCCCGAAGTGGAAAGGGAGCTGATTCATTGTGCGGAATTCTGGATGGATGAATTCGGCATCGACGGAATCCGCATTGACGCTGCCGAGGATATGGACCGGGAATTTCTACGCCACTTAGCAACCGCCTGCCATCAAAAACGTGGGGATTTCTGGATGATGGGGGAAGTGGTCTTTGGAGACCCCAGGCGATGGCTTGAAGCGGGGCTGAATTCCGTCACCAATTACCAGACCTATAAATCCTGCTGGAGTTCCATCAACGACAAGAACATGTTTGAACTGGCCTACAACCTGAACCAGCTTTTTGATGACCGAGGCGGAAGCTGCAAGGGAGCAAGGCTTCAGCTGTTCAACGAGAACCACGACGTCAGCCGAATCTACAGCATCTTAAAAAACAAGGCAGACAATTTCGTTCAGCATCTGCTGTTTTACACCATGCCAGGAGTGCCCACTATTTATTACGGCGAGGAATTCGCCAGGAACGCAGTCAAAGGCGGAAGTGACGATTGGAACCTGAGACCAAGTTTCGACGAAATAGACCAGGGCATTCCCGCAGGGCAGGAAAACCTTTTGGTAGAAATCCGCAGGCTCGCCGCCATCCGCCTGGATTGCGACGCCTTGCGCGAAGGCGGCTATCAACAGGAATTCGTTCACTCCCAACAATTGGCCTTCTGGCGAACACACCAAAATGGCGATGCCCTTGTTCTTATAAATCTTCAAGACACACCCGTTCAATTTGAAATTGACTTGCGCAATCATTATGCGCGCACGCCTCAAATGAATTCCTTAGAAAATCTGCGAGACCTTCTTTCCAACGATTTCATCAAAATCAGCAACAGCAAAATTACCGTCGTAATTCCGCCCAAGTGGGGCCGCATCCTTGTACCTAGCGGTACATAA
- a CDS encoding DUF3990 domain-containing protein, translated as MIVYHGSNQIVQKPDVEHSFRALDFGKGFYVTSVKEQAIRWAKRKALLFPETAILNTYQMSDDFSGLKFLDFGESLQDWIKFVCNCRDGGTEFLQYDIIKGKVADDKVFRVVDMFHSGVWDIDRAIKEIKAYPTFDQLCFVTQNAIEKVLVFQCSKKV; from the coding sequence ATGATTGTTTACCATGGGTCCAACCAGATTGTACAAAAACCTGATGTTGAGCATTCTTTTCGAGCACTAGATTTCGGCAAGGGTTTTTACGTCACATCGGTAAAAGAACAAGCCATTAGGTGGGCCAAACGAAAGGCTTTACTTTTCCCAGAAACGGCGATTCTCAACACATACCAGATGAGCGATGATTTTTCCGGCTTAAAGTTTCTGGATTTTGGAGAGAGTCTTCAGGATTGGATAAAGTTTGTTTGTAATTGTCGTGATGGAGGAACAGAATTCCTTCAATATGACATTATCAAAGGCAAAGTGGCCGATGACAAAGTATTTCGTGTTGTTGACATGTTCCATTCTGGAGTCTGGGACATCGACAGGGCTATAAAGGAAATCAAAGCATATCCGACCTTTGATCAACTGTGTTTTGTTACCCAGAATGCCATAGAGAAAGTTCTCGTATTCCAATGTTCTAAAAAGGTGTAG
- a CDS encoding TetR/AcrR family transcriptional regulator codes for MTTKEVLLQQALILFRKEGYDATGVQKIADAAGVGKPTLYHYFGNKRGLLNALLSTHLEIFWKDFETAVVYQHDIVRSLESVARVYFEFAKNNAEFYAWFLCMSNTPTEGDIHDEVLPLCEKQWTALSELFLAASKDHGNMKGRHQRYAYTFLGIINASIQAYFNKMIKLNDRDAFEICHQFMHGIFS; via the coding sequence ATGACCACAAAAGAAGTTTTATTGCAGCAGGCCCTGATCCTTTTCCGCAAGGAAGGCTACGATGCTACCGGCGTGCAAAAAATCGCAGACGCCGCAGGAGTGGGCAAGCCCACGCTGTACCATTACTTCGGAAATAAGCGGGGCCTTCTGAACGCCCTCCTCAGTACTCATCTGGAAATTTTCTGGAAGGATTTCGAAACCGCAGTTGTGTACCAGCACGACATCGTGCGCTCCCTGGAATCCGTCGCCCGCGTGTACTTCGAATTCGCCAAGAATAATGCGGAATTCTACGCCTGGTTCTTGTGCATGAGCAACACCCCTACCGAAGGCGATATCCACGACGAAGTCCTCCCCCTCTGTGAAAAACAGTGGACTGCGCTCTCAGAGCTTTTCCTTGCAGCAAGCAAAGATCACGGCAACATGAAGGGTCGCCATCAGCGTTACGCCTACACATTCCTCGGCATCATCAACGCAAGCATCCAGGCCTATTTCAACAAGATGATCAAGTTGAACGACAGAGACGCCTTTGAAATCTGCCATCAGTTCATGCACGGCATCTTCTCGTAA
- a CDS encoding PLP-dependent aminotransferase family protein produces MLSYDMTKNGSDSLYHYLYKCIKNDVLQGTLSAGDKLPTKRPFAEHLGVSVITVENAYAQLLTEGFIYSEPRKGFFVADIAEKLKNSGLAASLSQQNFPESRESRRSSTSGELSLHFQKHQSRARGKIIADFTSNQSETSAFPFSTWAKIMRKVLCEQQNELLERSPYGGVLPLRVAIAKMLKGSRNLDVSPDQIIVGAGTDYLYSLLVQLLGFDKKYGVEDPGYSKISKIYRKLNVVCNFIPLDEQGVRIDQLEETCTDVVHLSPSHHFPTGIVTPVSRRYELLSWAAKSSNRYIVEDDYDSEFRMVGKPIPALQNIDVQEKVVYINSFSKTLASTVRVSYMVLPRSLAEKFYKEFSFYTCTVSNFEQLALARYIGEGHFEKHVNRMRNFYRHRRDALLSAIRKSKLRDFAAISEEDAGLHFILKINTALSDEEFCSAAKEKGVVIGALSDYYTQAEPSAHQFIMNYSAVPERQMPRAMEKLYEVVKSIS; encoded by the coding sequence ATGCTTAGTTACGACATGACAAAAAATGGTTCCGATTCTTTGTACCACTATTTGTATAAGTGCATCAAGAATGACGTTCTTCAGGGAACTTTGTCGGCGGGGGATAAATTGCCCACGAAGCGTCCCTTTGCGGAACATCTTGGTGTCAGCGTGATTACTGTGGAAAATGCCTATGCCCAGTTGCTGACCGAGGGCTTTATTTATTCTGAACCCCGCAAGGGCTTTTTCGTTGCGGATATTGCCGAGAAGTTGAAAAACTCTGGACTTGCTGCGTCGTTATCGCAACAAAATTTTCCTGAATCTCGAGAGTCTCGCCGCAGTTCTACATCCGGCGAATTGTCTCTTCACTTTCAAAAACATCAGTCTCGCGCCCGCGGCAAAATTATTGCGGACTTTACCAGCAATCAGTCTGAAACTTCCGCATTCCCCTTCTCCACCTGGGCGAAAATCATGCGTAAGGTTTTGTGCGAACAGCAAAATGAACTGCTGGAACGTTCTCCCTACGGAGGCGTTTTGCCCCTCCGTGTGGCCATCGCCAAAATGCTGAAGGGCTCTCGCAATTTGGATGTTTCTCCAGACCAGATTATCGTGGGCGCCGGTACGGATTATTTGTACAGTTTACTAGTTCAGTTGCTGGGTTTTGATAAAAAGTATGGCGTGGAAGATCCGGGCTACAGCAAGATTTCGAAAATCTATCGCAAACTGAATGTGGTGTGCAACTTTATCCCTCTGGACGAACAGGGTGTGCGCATCGACCAGTTGGAAGAAACCTGCACCGACGTGGTTCATCTTTCGCCGTCCCACCATTTCCCTACGGGTATCGTGACGCCGGTGAGTCGCCGTTATGAACTGTTGAGCTGGGCGGCAAAATCCAGCAACCGCTACATTGTGGAAGACGATTACGATAGCGAATTCCGCATGGTGGGCAAGCCCATTCCCGCCCTGCAGAATATTGATGTCCAGGAAAAGGTGGTGTACATCAATTCCTTCTCCAAGACGTTGGCGTCAACAGTTCGCGTAAGCTATATGGTGTTGCCCAGGAGCCTCGCGGAAAAATTCTACAAGGAATTCAGTTTCTATACCTGCACCGTTTCCAACTTTGAACAGTTGGCTCTTGCCCGCTACATTGGCGAAGGCCATTTCGAAAAGCATGTGAACCGCATGCGTAATTTTTACCGCCATCGTCGCGACGCTCTGCTTTCCGCCATTCGCAAATCCAAGCTACGCGATTTCGCCGCCATCTCCGAAGAAGATGCGGGCCTTCACTTTATTCTGAAAATCAACACCGCCCTCTCCGACGAAGAATTCTGCAGCGCCGCTAAGGAAAAGGGGGTTGTCATCGGGGCCCTATCGGATTACTACACCCAGGCCGAACCTTCTGCCCATCAGTTCATTATGAACTACTCCGCCGTGCCCGAAAGGCAAATGCCCAGGGCCATGGAAAAGCTGTACGAAGTGGTGAAGTCTATCTCCTAA
- the pdxT gene encoding pyridoxal 5'-phosphate synthase glutaminase subunit PdxT yields MTQTKKAPVIGVLAVQGAFIEHRRILESLGAKTFEIRQLSDLNRDPSETKSGKFPFDGLVLPGGESTVQGKLLKDLELFEPLKKLIQDGLPVLGTCAGLILLAQKLSNDGNVYFGTLPVTVQRNAYGRQLGSFFAEQPFKGITNATDATIPMTFIRAPVVSSAGEGVEVLAEVDHKIVAVRYKNQLGITFHPELNEDTRIHQHFLKMIFSNFAIDG; encoded by the coding sequence ATGACTCAAACGAAAAAAGCCCCTGTCATCGGCGTCCTTGCCGTGCAGGGTGCATTTATTGAACACCGCAGAATTCTGGAAAGCCTTGGCGCAAAGACATTCGAAATCCGTCAGCTTTCTGATTTGAATCGCGATCCTTCGGAAACCAAGAGCGGGAAGTTTCCTTTCGATGGTCTCGTCCTTCCAGGCGGCGAAAGCACCGTCCAAGGCAAACTGCTGAAGGATTTGGAACTTTTCGAACCGCTGAAAAAGTTGATTCAGGACGGTCTCCCCGTCTTGGGAACATGCGCAGGCCTCATCCTTCTGGCACAGAAACTTTCCAACGATGGCAACGTCTATTTCGGCACACTGCCCGTCACCGTGCAGCGTAACGCCTACGGCCGCCAGCTGGGAAGTTTCTTCGCGGAACAGCCCTTCAAAGGAATCACGAACGCCACCGACGCCACCATCCCCATGACCTTCATCCGCGCCCCCGTGGTTTCAAGCGCCGGCGAAGGCGTGGAAGTCCTTGCGGAAGTTGATCATAAAATAGTCGCAGTCCGCTACAAGAACCAACTGGGAATCACCTTCCATCCGGAACTGAACGAAGACACGAGAATTCATCAGCACTTCCTGAAAATGATTTTTTCTAACTTTGCCATTGATGGCTGA
- a CDS encoding DUF3791 domain-containing protein, translating into MNKESFEFTIYMIHACANKWNEQPSDVYRKLNESSCIKDLIVPFFDVLHTQSTEYVVNDIETFLKKQGVAI; encoded by the coding sequence ATGAATAAAGAATCCTTTGAATTTACCATCTACATGATTCACGCTTGTGCTAACAAGTGGAATGAACAACCATCGGATGTGTACAGGAAGTTGAACGAATCTTCCTGCATCAAGGACCTCATTGTGCCATTCTTCGATGTTCTGCATACCCAAAGCACAGAATATGTAGTCAATGACATCGAAACCTTCTTGAAAAAGCAGGGAGTTGCGATATGA
- the pdxS gene encoding pyridoxal 5'-phosphate synthase lyase subunit PdxS — MTEKYIADRYELNKNLAQMLKGGVIMDVTTPEQAKIAEAAGACAVMALERIPADIRAAGGVSRMSDPKMIKGIQDAVSIPVMAKCRIGHFAEAQILQAIEIDYIDESEVLSPADDIFHINKRDFQVPFVCGAKDLGEALRRIEEGASMIRTKGEPGTGDIVQAVRHMRLMQQEIARLTSMREDELYNRAKELQVSYALVKYVHDNGKLPVVNFAAGGVATPADAALMMQLGAEGVFVGSGIFKSGNPEKRAQAIVQAVTNYTDAKLIAKLSEDLGEAMVGINEQEIALLMAERGK; from the coding sequence ATGACCGAAAAGTATATCGCAGACCGTTACGAACTGAACAAGAATCTTGCCCAAATGCTGAAAGGTGGCGTCATCATGGACGTGACCACTCCGGAACAGGCAAAGATTGCAGAAGCCGCAGGTGCCTGCGCCGTCATGGCCCTGGAACGCATTCCTGCCGACATCCGTGCTGCTGGTGGCGTTAGCCGCATGAGCGACCCCAAGATGATCAAGGGCATTCAGGACGCCGTATCCATCCCGGTCATGGCCAAGTGCCGTATCGGTCATTTTGCCGAAGCCCAGATTCTTCAGGCTATTGAAATTGACTACATCGACGAAAGCGAAGTGCTCTCTCCCGCCGATGACATTTTCCACATCAATAAGCGGGATTTCCAGGTGCCCTTCGTTTGCGGCGCTAAGGACTTGGGCGAAGCTCTCCGCCGTATTGAAGAAGGCGCTTCCATGATCCGTACCAAGGGTGAACCGGGTACTGGCGACATCGTGCAGGCTGTGCGCCACATGCGTTTGATGCAGCAGGAAATCGCTCGTCTCACCTCCATGCGTGAAGACGAACTCTACAACCGCGCCAAGGAACTCCAGGTTTCCTACGCCCTCGTGAAGTACGTTCATGACAACGGCAAGTTGCCGGTAGTGAACTTCGCCGCAGGTGGCGTGGCAACTCCCGCCGATGCAGCCCTCATGATGCAGCTGGGCGCTGAAGGCGTGTTCGTGGGTTCCGGCATCTTCAAATCCGGCAATCCTGAAAAACGCGCACAGGCAATCGTCCAGGCCGTCACCAACTACACTGACGCAAAGCTCATCGCAAAACTTTCCGAAGACCTTGGCGAAGCCATGGTGGGCATCAACGAGCAGGAAATCGCATTGCTCATGGCCGAACGCGGCAAGTAA
- a CDS encoding tRNA 2-thiocytidine biosynthesis protein TtcA yields the protein MAEKQKRELSFVQKVERSISTTYRERLWTPFITAIKKYKLIEEGDKIAVCISGGKDSMLLAKLMQMLLRHTDFQFEVKYLVMDPGYNKVNREKIESNAALLEIPITVFETNIFDVTEKVVKSPCYVCAKMRRGHLYHMAKDMGCNKIALGHHMSDVIETTVMAMFYGAQLQGMMPKLRSQNFDGMELIRPMYCINEQDIVNWTKYNCLEFIQCACRMTSRTAEQEACAIDNAGGNGSGNSANGDIVSVSKRKETKELIKRLKRINPNIEKNIFNSVHAVCIETFPGYKAGGEQHSFLEDYDKS from the coding sequence ATGGCTGAGAAACAGAAAAGAGAACTTTCCTTTGTGCAGAAGGTGGAACGTAGCATTTCCACCACTTATCGCGAACGTCTCTGGACGCCCTTCATCACGGCCATCAAGAAATACAAGCTGATCGAAGAAGGAGACAAAATTGCGGTCTGCATTTCGGGCGGCAAGGATTCCATGCTGCTGGCCAAGCTGATGCAGATGCTTTTGCGCCACACGGATTTTCAGTTTGAAGTCAAGTACCTGGTAATGGATCCGGGCTACAACAAGGTGAATCGGGAAAAGATCGAGAGCAACGCCGCCCTGCTGGAAATTCCCATCACGGTTTTCGAGACCAACATTTTTGACGTTACCGAAAAGGTGGTCAAGTCTCCTTGCTATGTTTGCGCCAAGATGCGCCGCGGTCATCTGTACCACATGGCAAAGGATATGGGTTGCAACAAGATTGCCTTAGGCCACCACATGTCCGACGTCATCGAAACCACCGTCATGGCCATGTTCTACGGCGCGCAACTGCAGGGCATGATGCCCAAGCTTCGCAGCCAGAATTTTGACGGCATGGAACTGATTCGCCCCATGTACTGTATCAACGAGCAGGACATTGTCAACTGGACAAAATACAACTGCCTGGAATTCATCCAGTGCGCCTGCCGCATGACTTCACGCACTGCAGAGCAGGAAGCCTGCGCCATTGACAATGCCGGCGGCAACGGCAGTGGCAATTCCGCCAACGGAGACATCGTAAGCGTCAGCAAACGTAAAGAAACAAAGGAGTTGATCAAGCGCCTCAAGCGAATCAACCCCAATATCGAAAAGAATATTTTCAACAGCGTTCACGCCGTGTGCATCGAGACCTTTCCCGGCTACAAAGCCGGCGGCGAACAGCACAGTTTTCTGGAAGATTACGATAAATCCTAA
- a CDS encoding helix-turn-helix domain-containing protein, whose product MKKEVFSLDNLACECVGFMVDEATMQSPSGRKDVLFNAFISEELNFPDMSFFGKFFKRIVGVSPKTFRTQRD is encoded by the coding sequence TTGAAAAAAGAAGTTTTTAGTCTAGATAATCTTGCCTGCGAATGTGTGGGTTTTATGGTAGACGAGGCAACGATGCAGTCTCCTTCCGGTAGAAAAGATGTGCTGTTCAATGCCTTTATTTCCGAGGAATTGAACTTCCCCGACATGAGCTTCTTTGGAAAATTCTTCAAGCGCATTGTAGGCGTGTCGCCCAAAACATTCCGCACCCAGCGGGATTGA
- the cysK gene encoding cysteine synthase A has protein sequence MSKIYTSADQLIGHTPLLELTHIEAANNLGAKVLAKLEYFNPAGSVKDRIAKGILDDAEKSGKLKPGAVIIEPTSGNTGIGLASVAAARGYRIIIVMPETMSVERRQIIKAYGAELVLTEGAKGMKGAIARANELAAEIPNSFIPGQFVNPANPATHRASTGPEIWEDTDGKVDIFVAGVGTGGTVTGVGEYLKSQNPNVKVVAVEPASSPVLSKGVAGAHKIQGIGAGFVPDTLNTKVYDEIIAVENEAAFEAGREIGHKEGVLVGISSGAALWAAKELAKRPENKGKTIVALLPDTGDRYLSTALFAE, from the coding sequence ATGTCTAAGATTTATACTTCTGCAGATCAGCTGATTGGTCACACTCCTCTTCTGGAACTTACTCACATCGAAGCCGCTAACAATCTCGGTGCGAAGGTTCTGGCAAAGCTTGAATATTTCAACCCCGCTGGCTCCGTGAAGGACCGTATCGCCAAGGGCATTCTGGATGACGCTGAAAAGTCCGGCAAGCTGAAGCCCGGTGCAGTGATTATCGAACCGACCTCCGGTAACACTGGCATTGGCCTTGCTTCCGTTGCTGCAGCCCGCGGCTACCGCATCATCATCGTGATGCCCGAAACCATGAGCGTTGAACGCCGCCAGATCATCAAGGCCTACGGTGCAGAACTTGTTCTTACCGAAGGCGCCAAGGGCATGAAGGGTGCTATCGCCCGTGCCAACGAACTGGCTGCAGAAATTCCTAACAGCTTTATCCCGGGCCAGTTCGTGAACCCGGCAAACCCGGCAACTCACCGTGCCTCTACCGGCCCGGAAATCTGGGAAGACACCGACGGTAAGGTGGATATCTTTGTTGCCGGTGTGGGTACCGGTGGTACCGTCACGGGCGTTGGCGAATATCTGAAGTCCCAGAACCCCAACGTGAAGGTTGTGGCTGTTGAACCCGCTTCCTCTCCGGTACTTTCCAAGGGTGTTGCTGGCGCTCACAAGATCCAGGGCATTGGCGCAGGTTTCGTTCCTGACACCTTGAACACCAAGGTCTACGACGAAATCATCGCAGTAGAAAACGAAGCCGCATTCGAAGCCGGTCGCGAAATCGGCCACAAGGAAGGCGTGCTGGTAGGTATCTCTTCTGGTGCCGCTCTCTGGGCTGCCAAGGAACTGGCTAAGCGTCCGGAAAACAAGGGGAAGACCATCGTGGCTTTGCTCCCGGATACCGGCGACCGCTACCTCTCTACCGCACTGTTCGCTGAATAG
- a CDS encoding helix-turn-helix domain-containing protein has product MKILKVDNPNVFARHVSAPEIHPLISVIHFDELAPFPHSMNNYGVYGLFIQREFPKSLVYGTKTIQASGSSIIAVAPGQLGGSREGGNGIALSGWAVLWSPELLEDSSLEKQMKDYEFFSYFFADSLQIDPAEWQAITQLASQLRSELQQHEDGAPLRSIVQSYLHLILEYCKRAYLRQSANGNDGDNDILKRFHTLLEKYYRDEKQKIHGVPSVAYCARELAYSPRYFGDLVHKATGGSAIGYIHSFVINQSKNFLMKGLSIGETAQLLGFSYPHHFTRLFKNVTGLTPSEFMK; this is encoded by the coding sequence ATGAAAATTCTCAAAGTCGATAATCCCAATGTTTTTGCCCGTCATGTGAGCGCTCCGGAGATTCACCCCCTCATCAGCGTGATTCATTTTGACGAGCTCGCGCCTTTTCCCCATAGCATGAACAATTATGGTGTGTATGGGCTGTTCATCCAGCGGGAATTTCCCAAGTCCCTGGTTTACGGCACCAAGACGATTCAGGCCAGCGGCTCTTCCATTATTGCGGTGGCGCCAGGGCAGCTTGGCGGTTCCAGGGAAGGCGGCAATGGCATCGCGTTGAGTGGCTGGGCGGTGCTTTGGTCGCCGGAACTTTTGGAGGATTCGTCCCTGGAAAAGCAGATGAAGGATTACGAGTTCTTCTCCTACTTTTTTGCGGATTCCCTGCAGATTGATCCTGCGGAGTGGCAGGCCATTACTCAGCTGGCGTCGCAGTTGCGTTCCGAGTTGCAGCAGCACGAAGACGGCGCGCCTCTCAGGAGCATTGTGCAGTCGTACCTTCACTTGATTCTTGAATATTGCAAGCGGGCTTACTTGCGCCAAAGTGCAAACGGAAACGACGGCGACAACGATATTTTAAAACGGTTCCATACGCTTCTGGAAAAATATTACCGCGACGAAAAACAGAAAATTCACGGAGTACCTTCGGTGGCCTACTGCGCCCGGGAACTGGCCTACTCTCCGCGCTATTTTGGCGATTTGGTCCACAAGGCAACAGGCGGCAGCGCCATCGGTTACATCCATTCCTTCGTCATTAACCAGAGCAAGAATTTTTTGATGAAGGGCCTTTCCATCGGCGAGACCGCACAACTGCTGGGCTTTAGCTACCCACACCATTTTACAAGACTGTTCAAGAACGTGACGGGGCTGACTCCAAGCGAATTTATGAAGTAG
- a CDS encoding carboxymuconolactone decarboxylase family protein has protein sequence MKTAFFKTFVKSMGVAVAISAAFATTTNAQIMKNVLTIQQQDMAIIACLEAQGDLAKLSKAIDKGLDEGLTVSQVKEALSQLYAYTGFPRSLNALGTLQKVLDERRAAGKKTAEGKDASPLPKNYNSLKAGTEVQTKLFGKVNNTFAPATDYYLKAHLFGDIFARDNLTMPERELVTVAALSGMDGVHPQLAAHKAGAKKAGLTDQQVESITMTLQDAKLIPGMYGGDSPWPRGVPNVNYAKYFIGNSYLAPMDAENGGPTNVTFEPACRNNWHIHHNQVQVLIAVSGRGWYVEEGKEPLEMTPGTVVAIPEGKKHWHGAAKDSWFQHLTYHTHVGENASNEWLEPVVDEVYNKLP, from the coding sequence ATGAAAACTGCATTTTTTAAAACTTTCGTAAAATCCATGGGTGTGGCGGTCGCAATTTCTGCCGCATTCGCCACCACCACAAACGCACAGATTATGAAAAACGTTCTTACCATTCAGCAGCAGGACATGGCCATTATCGCCTGCCTGGAAGCCCAGGGCGACTTGGCAAAACTTAGCAAAGCCATCGACAAGGGTCTGGACGAAGGCCTCACCGTAAGCCAGGTGAAGGAAGCCCTTTCCCAGCTTTATGCCTACACCGGTTTCCCGCGCTCCCTGAATGCCCTCGGAACTTTGCAGAAGGTTCTGGATGAACGCAGGGCCGCCGGCAAGAAAACCGCCGAAGGCAAGGACGCTTCGCCACTGCCCAAGAATTACAACTCCCTGAAGGCCGGTACCGAAGTTCAGACGAAGTTGTTCGGCAAGGTGAACAACACATTCGCTCCTGCAACGGATTACTACCTGAAGGCGCATTTGTTCGGCGACATTTTCGCCCGCGACAACTTGACTATGCCGGAACGCGAACTGGTGACAGTTGCAGCCCTCAGCGGCATGGACGGAGTTCACCCCCAGCTGGCAGCACATAAGGCTGGCGCAAAGAAGGCTGGCCTTACGGATCAGCAGGTGGAAAGCATTACCATGACTTTGCAGGACGCCAAGTTGATTCCTGGCATGTACGGTGGAGATTCCCCGTGGCCTCGCGGTGTGCCTAACGTAAATTACGCAAAGTACTTTATCGGCAACAGTTACTTGGCCCCTATGGACGCAGAAAATGGCGGCCCCACCAACGTGACGTTTGAACCGGCCTGCCGCAACAACTGGCACATCCATCACAACCAGGTGCAGGTCTTGATTGCTGTTTCAGGCCGCGGCTGGTATGTGGAAGAAGGCAAGGAACCTCTTGAAATGACGCCGGGCACTGTGGTGGCCATTCCCGAAGGCAAAAAGCACTGGCACGGTGCCGCCAAGGATTCCTGGTTCCAGCACTTGACTTACCACACCCACGTTGGCGAAAACGCCAGCAACGAATGGTTGGAACCTGTAGTTGATGAAGTATATAACAAGCTTCCGTAA
- a CDS encoding antibiotic biosynthesis monooxygenase: MAKSSQVAKQSMESDRIVRLSYIEIHPEYHDQYMAMALEVGATSMRTEPGVICMYPMGLKRDKNALYILEIYASQDAYKKHIASEHFQKYKQGTLHMVKHLDLIDTDPLNPLMSISSEIANK; encoded by the coding sequence ATGGCAAAATCCAGTCAAGTTGCAAAACAGTCCATGGAAAGCGACCGCATCGTTCGCCTGTCCTACATCGAGATTCACCCGGAATATCACGACCAGTACATGGCCATGGCTCTTGAAGTCGGCGCCACCAGCATGCGTACGGAACCGGGCGTCATCTGCATGTACCCCATGGGCCTCAAACGCGACAAGAATGCCCTCTACATTCTTGAAATCTACGCCAGCCAGGATGCCTACAAAAAGCACATCGCTTCGGAACATTTCCAGAAGTACAAGCAAGGCACCCTCCACATGGTGAAGCACCTTGACTTGATTGACACCGACCCGCTAAACCCGCTAATGTCCATCAGCTCAGAAATTGCGAATAAGTAA